Proteins from a single region of Pseudalkalibacillus hwajinpoensis:
- a CDS encoding YaaC family protein, with product MGYSGHYHSNNYAYQSASYVQQYLKECYSNIELPDAERKSYDSCYRFMYFIEYGERYYRHASTADAELKPILLFYGMIQLLKACLITIDPNYPGDTHVLAHGVTSRKRKKRHYAFLQDEVKGQKNGLFEYFSRKMFHVKQVEGEKYKMEDLLTLIPEVCPLFEKLTRKVTSYKMISLTSTSFTIQASILDTLNMTAERFESYLQQHGDTSIKVLTHNRDFITLQFKEDPVAGLQRRPFLYDRNTLYLPAERSQYNPIAEVMAHYLILYNLSMICRYETEWWGDLFHTQESLDLPFILQFLEVTSEKIPHLLYEFLNKRGKS from the coding sequence ATGGGATATTCTGGACATTATCATTCAAACAACTACGCATATCAATCAGCCTCATATGTTCAGCAATATTTAAAGGAATGTTATTCTAACATCGAACTTCCGGATGCCGAACGTAAAAGCTACGATTCCTGTTATCGATTTATGTATTTTATCGAATATGGCGAACGCTATTATCGGCATGCTTCAACTGCTGATGCAGAGCTAAAACCTATCCTTCTTTTTTATGGGATGATTCAACTGTTAAAAGCTTGTCTTATTACAATTGATCCAAATTATCCGGGTGACACACATGTTCTTGCACACGGCGTTACGTCTCGAAAAAGAAAAAAACGCCATTATGCTTTCTTGCAAGATGAAGTAAAAGGTCAAAAAAATGGACTCTTTGAATACTTTTCAAGGAAAATGTTTCATGTGAAACAGGTAGAAGGGGAGAAATATAAAATGGAAGATCTTCTTACCCTTATACCCGAAGTTTGCCCATTATTTGAGAAGCTGACTCGTAAAGTAACGAGCTATAAAATGATTTCTCTTACCTCCACTTCTTTCACTATTCAGGCAAGTATTCTTGATACGTTAAATATGACTGCAGAACGTTTTGAATCCTACCTTCAGCAGCATGGGGATACTTCAATAAAAGTTCTTACTCATAATCGTGATTTCATTACTTTGCAGTTCAAGGAAGACCCCGTCGCAGGTTTACAGAGGCGCCCCTTCCTATATGATAGGAATACTCTTTACCTCCCGGCAGAACGTAGTCAGTACAATCCTATTGCTGAGGTAATGGCTCACTATCTAATTTTATATAACCTCAGTATGATTTGCCGATACGAGACAGAATGGTGGGGAGATCTTTTTCATACTCAGGAGTCATTAGATCTACCTTTTATTCTACAATTTCTTGAAGTAACTTCTGAAAAAATACCGCATTTGCTATATGAGTTTTTAAATAAGAGAGGTAAAAGTTGA
- the guaB gene encoding IMP dehydrogenase, which translates to MWETKFAKEGLTFDDVLLTPAFSDVLPREVSVKTQLTKDLELNVPIISAGMDTVTEAPMAISMARQGGLGIIHKSMSMEEQAEHVDRVKRSESGVITDPFFLTPEHQVFDAEHLMGKYRISGVPIVNEERKLVGILTNRDLRFIEDYSIQIKDVMTKENLVTAPVGTTLKEAERVLQKHRIEKLPLVDDDGTLKGLITIKDIEKVIQFPQSAKDSRGRLLVGAAVGNTTDALKRVEKLVEAGVDVIVLDSAHGHTEGIMTKVSEIKSAYPDLPIIAGNVATAEGTKALIEAGADVVKVGIGPGSICTTRVIAGVGVPQITAVYECATEARKHGISIIADGGIKFSGDIVKALAAGGHAVMLGSILAGVDESPGEREIYQGRQFKVYRGMGSIGAMEKGSKDRYFQENMSKLVPEGIEGRVPYKGPLTDTIHQLIGGLRSGMGYCGTRTLNSLREDSQFVRITGAGLRESHPHDVQVTKEAPNYSV; encoded by the coding sequence ATGTGGGAAACAAAATTCGCTAAAGAAGGGTTAACCTTCGATGATGTTTTATTAACACCAGCTTTTTCCGATGTACTACCAAGAGAAGTATCGGTGAAAACTCAATTAACGAAAGATCTTGAATTAAATGTACCGATTATTAGTGCTGGTATGGATACAGTAACTGAAGCACCTATGGCTATTTCGATGGCAAGACAGGGTGGATTAGGTATTATTCATAAAAGCATGTCGATGGAGGAACAAGCTGAACACGTTGATCGTGTTAAACGATCTGAAAGTGGTGTTATTACTGATCCTTTCTTTCTCACACCAGAACATCAAGTATTCGATGCTGAACATCTGATGGGCAAGTATCGTATTTCCGGTGTTCCGATTGTTAATGAGGAACGCAAGCTCGTTGGTATCCTTACTAATCGTGACCTTCGTTTTATTGAAGACTACTCTATACAAATTAAAGACGTTATGACAAAAGAAAATCTTGTAACAGCTCCTGTAGGCACAACATTAAAAGAGGCTGAGCGAGTTCTTCAAAAGCATCGCATTGAAAAGCTTCCGTTGGTTGATGATGATGGAACACTTAAAGGTCTTATAACAATTAAAGATATTGAGAAAGTTATTCAGTTTCCTCAGTCTGCTAAAGACAGCAGAGGACGTCTTCTAGTTGGCGCTGCTGTAGGGAATACAACAGATGCTCTGAAGCGAGTTGAAAAACTAGTGGAGGCTGGTGTTGACGTTATTGTATTAGATTCTGCTCACGGTCATACAGAAGGCATTATGACAAAGGTGAGTGAAATCAAGAGTGCCTACCCTGATCTTCCAATTATCGCAGGTAATGTCGCAACTGCTGAGGGGACTAAAGCGTTAATTGAAGCCGGAGCCGATGTTGTGAAGGTAGGAATTGGGCCTGGTTCAATTTGTACGACTCGCGTTATTGCTGGTGTTGGTGTACCTCAAATCACAGCGGTGTATGAATGTGCAACAGAAGCACGCAAACATGGTATTAGTATTATTGCTGATGGTGGCATTAAGTTCTCTGGAGATATCGTAAAGGCGCTCGCTGCAGGTGGACACGCAGTGATGCTTGGTAGTATCCTTGCAGGTGTGGATGAAAGTCCAGGCGAACGTGAAATCTATCAGGGTCGTCAGTTTAAGGTATACCGTGGAATGGGCTCGATTGGAGCAATGGAAAAGGGAAGTAAAGATCGTTATTTCCAGGAAAATATGTCTAAACTCGTTCCTGAAGGAATTGAAGGACGTGTTCCTTACAAAGGACCACTAACTGATACAATTCATCAGTTAATCGGGGGCTTACGTTCTGGAATGGGTTACTGTGGGACAAGAACACTTAACTCACTTCGTGAAGATAGCCAGTTCGTTCGAATTACGGGTGCAGGCCTTCGCGAAAGTCATCCACACGATGTTCAGGTTACGAAAGAAGCACCAAATTACTCTGTTTAA
- a CDS encoding D-alanyl-D-alanine carboxypeptidase family protein yields MIVTMAMVLLLAGTFGGGNTAEAAEAPDIKAEASILIDANSGKILYQKNPELTLSPASMTKMMSEYLVLEAINKNEISWDEKVTVSDTIQKLSQNRSLSNVPLRVGEQYTVKELYEAMAIYSANAATMALAEHVAGTEAKFVEMMNAKAKEMGMKEYKFVNSSGLNNKDLLGNHPAGDPDEENMMSARSTGLLAYNLLKDFPEVIETTSTPEKKFREGTDDEITMKNWNWLLPSLVYANKYKVEGIDGLKTGSTDLAGFAFTGTAKQGDMRLISVVMKTDSYEARFEETAKLLNYGFDQFQSQTIVTKGDKADGNSTVKVVKGKEKEVGVAAGESFNAVTVKNTKEPFKLNYEYDQSLLTEDGELTAPIKEGDQVGKVVLKSTGEDFGYITGDKGSSVPLVATESVEKAGWFTLTMRAIGGFFSGVWTSVADAVKGLF; encoded by the coding sequence ATGATCGTAACCATGGCGATGGTATTATTACTAGCAGGAACATTTGGTGGAGGCAATACTGCAGAAGCTGCAGAGGCGCCCGACATCAAAGCAGAAGCATCAATCTTAATTGATGCAAATTCAGGAAAGATTTTATATCAGAAAAATCCTGAATTAACGCTCTCACCTGCAAGTATGACAAAGATGATGTCGGAATATTTAGTACTTGAAGCAATTAATAAAAACGAAATAAGTTGGGATGAAAAAGTTACAGTAAGTGATACGATCCAAAAGCTATCACAGAATCGTTCTCTTTCAAACGTACCACTTCGAGTGGGTGAACAGTATACAGTTAAGGAATTATATGAAGCAATGGCCATTTATTCTGCAAATGCTGCCACAATGGCGCTGGCTGAGCACGTTGCTGGAACAGAAGCGAAGTTTGTCGAAATGATGAATGCAAAAGCAAAAGAAATGGGTATGAAGGAATATAAGTTTGTTAATAGTTCAGGGCTGAACAACAAAGACCTACTTGGTAATCATCCTGCTGGAGACCCTGATGAAGAGAACATGATGTCCGCTCGTTCAACTGGACTTCTTGCTTATAACCTTCTTAAAGATTTTCCTGAAGTAATAGAAACCACTAGTACTCCAGAAAAGAAATTCCGCGAAGGTACAGATGATGAAATTACAATGAAGAACTGGAACTGGCTTCTTCCTTCACTTGTATATGCTAATAAATACAAAGTAGAAGGCATAGATGGTCTCAAGACCGGCTCTACAGACCTTGCTGGATTTGCTTTTACAGGAACAGCTAAACAAGGTGATATGCGATTAATTTCTGTTGTTATGAAAACTGATTCGTATGAAGCTCGTTTTGAAGAAACAGCTAAGCTTCTGAACTATGGATTTGATCAATTCCAGTCCCAAACAATCGTTACTAAAGGTGATAAAGCTGATGGTAATTCCACGGTTAAAGTTGTCAAAGGTAAGGAGAAAGAAGTTGGGGTCGCTGCAGGAGAATCTTTCAATGCAGTAACAGTGAAGAATACGAAAGAACCATTTAAACTAAACTATGAATACGATCAATCTCTTCTAACAGAAGATGGAGAACTAACTGCACCAATTAAAGAAGGCGATCAAGTTGGAAAAGTCGTCTTAAAATCAACCGGTGAAGACTTCGGTTACATAACAGGTGACAAGGGTTCTTCAGTACCTCTTGTAGCAACTGAATCTGTTGAAAAAGCAGGTTGGTTTACACTTACTATGCGAGCGATTGGTGGCTTCTTCTCTGGTGTATGGACTAGCGTAGCAGATGCAGTGAAAGGTCTGTTTTAA
- the pdxS gene encoding pyridoxal 5'-phosphate synthase lyase subunit PdxS, which yields MNQQTGTDRVKRGMAEMQKGGVIMDVVNAEQAKIAEEAGAVAVMALERVPSDIRAAGGVARMADPTIVEDVVNAVSIPVMAKCRIGHIVEARVLESMGVDYIDESEVLTPVDEEFHLDKRKYTVPFVCGARNLGEALRRVGEGAAMLRTKGEPGTGNVVEAVRHQRLIQSQIRKISSMSEDELMTEAKNLQAPFELLLQIKELGRLPVVNFAAGGIATPADAALMMELGSDGVFVGSGIFKSDNPEKFAKAIVEATTHYQDYELIANISKNLGIAMPGIEISSLKPSDRMQERGW from the coding sequence ATGAATCAACAAACAGGTACAGATCGTGTAAAACGTGGTATGGCTGAAATGCAAAAGGGCGGCGTGATTATGGACGTTGTCAATGCAGAGCAAGCTAAGATTGCAGAAGAAGCTGGTGCAGTAGCAGTAATGGCACTAGAACGAGTGCCATCTGATATTCGTGCAGCAGGCGGCGTAGCGCGTATGGCTGATCCTACAATCGTAGAGGATGTTGTGAATGCCGTATCGATTCCAGTAATGGCAAAATGCCGTATTGGTCATATTGTAGAAGCACGCGTTCTTGAATCAATGGGCGTTGACTACATTGATGAAAGTGAAGTTCTTACTCCAGTTGACGAAGAATTCCACCTTGATAAGCGCAAGTACACTGTTCCGTTTGTATGTGGAGCGCGTAACCTTGGTGAAGCACTGCGCCGCGTAGGTGAAGGTGCTGCAATGCTTCGTACGAAAGGTGAACCTGGAACAGGAAACGTTGTTGAAGCTGTACGTCATCAGCGTCTTATTCAATCCCAAATTCGTAAAATTTCAAGCATGTCTGAAGACGAACTGATGACTGAAGCGAAAAACCTTCAGGCGCCATTTGAGCTTCTTCTTCAAATTAAAGAGCTTGGACGTCTTCCGGTTGTTAACTTTGCTGCTGGTGGCATCGCAACTCCTGCAGATGCAGCACTAATGATGGAGCTTGGTTCTGACGGCGTCTTCGTTGGATCTGGAATTTTCAAATCGGATAATCCTGAGAAATTTGCTAAAGCTATTGTGGAAGCAACAACTCACTATCAGGATTATGAATTGATCGCGAATATTTCTAAGAACCTTGGTATCGCAATGCCAGGTATTGAAATTTCTTCACTTAAGCCATCAGACCGTATGCAAGAGCGCGGCTGGTAA